From one Gracilibacillus salinarum genomic stretch:
- the recX gene encoding recombination regulator RecX, with protein sequence MIILPEIAKITTQKKAKDRYNIFLKEHEKEYYGFSVNEDLLITFHLHKGQMLTPDMITQIQEKDSSYKAYTLSVRYLSYRMRSEQEIIDYLIRKEVDEQYIGEVTTRLKREGLIDDLVFAEALVRTRMETSTKGPLLVKKELADKGVSADLTTQALSLYTFDKQFSKVEKLINKKLSASSKKSYQQQLDSAKQTAIQKGFGFDVISEVIGQINSTRDEEEEYNAIVFQGEKLVTKFQKKESGQGWKLKVKAALFRKGFPADLIDRFLDEYAEEH encoded by the coding sequence GTGATCATATTGCCCGAAATAGCTAAAATCACAACGCAAAAGAAAGCGAAGGACCGATATAATATTTTTCTTAAAGAACATGAGAAAGAATATTATGGATTTAGTGTAAATGAGGATTTGCTGATTACGTTCCATCTACATAAAGGACAGATGTTAACACCTGATATGATTACGCAAATCCAGGAAAAAGATTCTTCCTATAAGGCATATACCCTTTCTGTCAGGTATTTAAGTTACAGAATGCGATCTGAGCAAGAAATTATTGATTATCTGATTCGGAAAGAAGTTGATGAACAATACATCGGCGAGGTAACAACCCGTTTGAAACGGGAAGGACTAATTGATGATCTTGTTTTTGCTGAAGCATTGGTCAGGACACGTATGGAAACCTCGACGAAAGGTCCTCTCCTGGTGAAGAAAGAATTGGCAGACAAAGGTGTAAGTGCTGATCTAACAACACAAGCATTATCCCTTTATACGTTTGATAAGCAATTTAGCAAAGTAGAGAAATTAATAAATAAGAAATTGTCCGCATCAAGCAAAAAATCATATCAGCAACAGCTGGACAGCGCCAAACAAACAGCTATCCAGAAAGGCTTCGGTTTTGATGTAATTTCCGAGGTGATCGGCCAGATCAATTCAACTCGTGATGAAGAAGAGGAATACAATGCTATTGTATTTCAAGGTGAAAAGTTGGTGACAAAATTTCAAAAGAAAGAATCCGGTCAGGGATGGAAGCTTAAGGTAAAAGCAGCTCTCTTCCGAAAAGGATTCCCGGCGGATTTAATTGACCGCTTTTTAGATGAATATGCAGAAGAGCACTAA
- a CDS encoding FUSC family protein, whose protein sequence is MKLGARMLKTGFAITVALYIAQMFGLAAATYAGIAAAFAVQPNIHRSFQTMLEQIYANLFGVSFGALVVFGFGNDPIVIGLTIIIVIGLCMYFHLTENTITLAILAVLAVMETTEMMLITFAGFRFSALLIGILSASLINMLFLPPKYELRLFKSIDRVTSDILQWLRISTRHLSDDPALRTEIDRIQAEVRIIDNTYLLFSEERIYRKKLRLPKMRKLIIFRQMINTSKRSLATLEAFHQYDDKVENIPKEFQNVLVDELDKIIYSHERLLLSAMGKIKKDPTRSIEDITDPDISHLVQTLIDVYEKDDKDRLALLPLAARLMEYHKETLHLQRILNSYQKFHDDLDFNFKKKRKNRRIIPTLF, encoded by the coding sequence ATGAAGTTAGGCGCAAGAATGTTAAAAACTGGATTCGCCATTACAGTAGCACTATATATTGCCCAAATGTTTGGACTGGCAGCAGCTACTTACGCAGGAATTGCGGCAGCTTTTGCCGTACAGCCAAATATTCATCGTTCCTTTCAAACGATGTTGGAACAGATTTATGCTAATTTATTTGGGGTAAGTTTCGGGGCGCTCGTCGTATTTGGCTTTGGAAATGATCCGATTGTGATTGGTTTAACAATTATTATCGTTATCGGGCTCTGCATGTATTTCCACTTAACGGAAAACACGATCACATTAGCAATATTAGCTGTTCTGGCGGTTATGGAAACAACCGAAATGATGCTGATTACATTTGCCGGATTTCGTTTCTCCGCTCTTTTGATTGGGATTTTGTCCGCATCTTTAATTAATATGCTGTTTTTACCACCTAAATATGAACTTCGATTATTTAAATCAATTGATCGAGTTACTTCGGACATCTTACAGTGGCTTCGTATTTCTACCCGTCACTTATCAGATGATCCTGCACTAAGAACGGAGATTGACCGAATTCAGGCAGAAGTCAGAATTATCGATAATACCTACCTGTTGTTTAGTGAGGAACGTATTTATCGAAAAAAATTACGCTTACCGAAAATGCGAAAGCTGATTATCTTTCGTCAAATGATTAATACATCCAAACGTTCGTTGGCCACACTGGAAGCTTTCCATCAGTATGATGATAAAGTAGAAAACATTCCAAAAGAGTTTCAAAATGTACTGGTCGACGAATTAGATAAAATCATTTATTCCCACGAACGGCTGCTGCTAAGTGCGATGGGAAAAATTAAAAAAGATCCAACTCGTTCTATAGAAGATATCACCGATCCAGATATCTCTCACCTTGTCCAGACATTAATCGATGTCTATGAAAAAGACGACAAGGATCGTCTGGCCTTATTGCCATTGGCAGCAAGACTAATGGAATATCACAAAGAAACGTTACACCTGCAACGCATTCTAAATAGTTACCAAAAGTTTCACGATGATCTTGATTTCAATTTCAAAAAGAAACGAAAAAACAGAAGGATCATTCCTACTTTGTTCTAG
- a CDS encoding HAD family hydrolase, translating to MIKLFATDLDGTLLKHGNRIETEDISAIELLKESNIDFAIATGRMDRDILKVCEEITTDAHRISQNGAFVDTKSNEKILANTFDIETSSALHHAISQFPNPFCITTVDEAYISIKTPEIEAMEQILYFPLVEGVDFANEYQENFLPSKYMLLGDQKDIVAFQADIHEKFHAVCESYLSDPRCVDIVPKGVSKAVGLLALADYLAIKPDEIAVIGDSFNDIPMFEMTPNSFAMSTAPEAVRNKAAHVVEDVHEAIAYVQQNVSTK from the coding sequence TTGATAAAATTATTTGCAACTGATCTTGATGGAACATTATTAAAACATGGTAATCGTATCGAAACGGAAGATATATCAGCAATCGAGCTTTTGAAAGAAAGTAACATTGACTTCGCCATTGCTACCGGACGAATGGACCGTGATATTCTTAAAGTTTGTGAAGAAATCACTACTGATGCGCATCGTATCAGTCAAAACGGTGCCTTTGTCGATACGAAGAGCAACGAAAAAATACTAGCCAATACATTTGATATTGAAACTAGCAGTGCCCTGCATCACGCGATCAGTCAATTCCCTAATCCATTTTGTATTACAACTGTCGATGAGGCATACATCTCTATTAAAACGCCCGAGATCGAGGCAATGGAACAAATTCTTTACTTTCCTCTCGTCGAAGGTGTTGATTTTGCTAATGAATACCAGGAAAATTTCTTACCAAGTAAATATATGCTTTTAGGTGATCAAAAAGATATCGTAGCATTTCAAGCGGATATTCATGAGAAGTTTCATGCAGTCTGTGAGAGTTATTTATCTGATCCGCGCTGTGTAGATATAGTACCGAAAGGTGTTAGTAAAGCAGTGGGATTACTTGCATTAGCAGATTATCTGGCGATTAAACCTGATGAAATTGCAGTAATTGGAGATTCTTTTAATGATATTCCGATGTTTGAGATGACACCGAACAGCTTTGCGATGAGTACCGCTCCTGAAGCAGTACGAAATAAAGCAGCACATGTTGTCGAAGATGTTCATGAAGCAATTGCATATGTCCAGCAAAACGTGAGCACTAAATAA
- a CDS encoding MFS transporter produces the protein MKDKKLDLMALASIPLVMTLGNSMLIPILPIIEKEIGISAFQSSLIITVYSIVAILLIPIAGYLSDKIGRKKVIVPSLIITGIGGLISAFAAWKLDNPFIMILIGRFLQGIGASGAFPVVIPTVGDMFDDESDVSAGLGLIETSNTFGKVLSPIIGALLAMFIWFLPFLFIPIFSGIAVVLVLFFVKAPKDQKQKKKQTFKKFLQLIKQVFHDNGKWLVSTFLIGCINMFILFGFLFHFSSLLEKQFDLEGVIKGLVLAIPLLFLCIASYAAGKKIGENKVMMKWAILIGNAVGGIPLIFIQTDGSLLFLTVLLSVAGIGIGISLPTLDALITEGIEKDIRGTVTSLYSSMRFLGVAAGPPIIAIFIENKIDWMYYLLAGLSAIAILICFFAIKPEKEEAK, from the coding sequence GTGAAAGATAAAAAATTAGATCTGATGGCTCTTGCGTCCATACCATTAGTCATGACATTAGGAAATTCTATGTTGATCCCGATTCTTCCAATAATCGAGAAGGAAATCGGTATCAGTGCTTTTCAATCCAGTTTAATTATTACGGTATATTCAATTGTAGCTATCCTTCTCATCCCAATTGCAGGATACTTGTCCGATAAAATCGGGAGAAAAAAAGTAATTGTACCAAGCTTGATCATTACTGGGATAGGTGGTTTGATCTCTGCTTTCGCAGCCTGGAAATTGGATAACCCGTTTATCATGATTTTAATAGGCAGATTTCTACAAGGTATCGGTGCTTCCGGTGCCTTTCCGGTGGTTATCCCAACTGTCGGTGATATGTTTGATGACGAATCAGACGTCAGCGCTGGTTTGGGTTTAATCGAAACCTCTAACACATTCGGAAAAGTATTAAGCCCTATTATCGGTGCGCTATTAGCTATGTTTATTTGGTTCCTGCCATTTTTATTCATCCCGATTTTTTCAGGTATCGCCGTTGTGTTAGTGCTATTCTTCGTTAAAGCGCCAAAAGATCAGAAGCAAAAGAAGAAGCAGACTTTTAAAAAATTTTTGCAGCTCATTAAACAAGTATTTCATGATAATGGAAAATGGCTTGTGAGCACTTTTTTAATTGGTTGTATTAATATGTTTATTTTGTTTGGCTTTTTATTTCATTTTTCGTCCTTGTTAGAGAAGCAATTTGATTTGGAGGGCGTAATCAAAGGCTTGGTCCTGGCGATCCCGTTATTATTTTTATGTATTGCATCGTATGCAGCAGGGAAGAAAATAGGGGAGAATAAAGTAATGATGAAGTGGGCGATATTAATTGGAAATGCAGTCGGTGGAATTCCGCTGATCTTCATTCAAACAGATGGCTCGTTGCTTTTTCTAACTGTTCTGCTTTCTGTTGCAGGAATTGGAATTGGTATTTCATTGCCAACACTCGATGCTTTGATAACGGAAGGTATTGAAAAAGATATTCGAGGAACCGTAACATCGCTTTATAGCAGTATGCGATTTCTCGGTGTGGCAGCAGGTCCACCAATTATCGCAATCTTCATCGAAAACAAAATCGATTGGATGTACTATTTACTGGCAGGATTAAGCGCCATCGCCATTCTGATTTGTTTCTTTGCGATTAAACCAGAAAAAGAAGAAGCGAAATAA
- a CDS encoding YfhJ family protein — MQEEIKRLAAELNDVNPTLSILEARSWVELLWEDFETTRARAGREYEGVEVTQKIVRHWIQQYGDRLDDFMSRYPKYQEMIYGENNTKH; from the coding sequence ATGCAGGAAGAAATAAAAAGACTTGCAGCTGAATTAAATGATGTGAATCCAACATTATCCATATTAGAAGCACGCAGCTGGGTAGAGCTATTGTGGGAGGATTTCGAAACAACCAGAGCGAGAGCAGGACGGGAATACGAAGGAGTAGAAGTGACGCAGAAAATCGTCAGACACTGGATTCAGCAATATGGTGATCGCTTAGATGATTTTATGTCACGCTATCCAAAATATCAGGAAATGATATATGGAGAGAATAATACAAAGCATTAA
- the ntdP gene encoding nucleoside tri-diphosphate phosphatase: MDGLEPGKNIQIQSYKHNGQLHRVWDTTTVLKGTSNRVIGANDKTLVTESDGRTWITREPAICFFHAKYWFNVIGMLRDDGIHYYCNISSPFVFEDGAIKYIDYDLDVKVFPDMTYTLLDEDEYEIHKEQMNYPEVLDKILWNNVDNLMNWIRQRKGPFSPEFVDQWYEFYLTYRS; encoded by the coding sequence ATGGATGGCCTTGAACCAGGAAAAAATATACAAATTCAAAGCTATAAGCATAACGGTCAGCTCCATCGTGTCTGGGATACCACTACTGTATTAAAAGGGACGAGTAATCGGGTAATAGGAGCTAATGATAAAACGCTGGTGACCGAAAGTGATGGTCGAACATGGATAACCAGGGAACCAGCCATATGTTTCTTTCATGCTAAGTATTGGTTCAATGTCATCGGTATGTTACGTGACGACGGCATCCACTATTATTGCAATATAAGCTCTCCATTTGTCTTTGAAGACGGAGCAATCAAATATATTGATTATGATCTAGATGTCAAAGTGTTTCCAGATATGACTTATACCTTATTAGATGAAGATGAGTATGAAATTCACAAAGAACAAATGAATTATCCAGAAGTTTTGGACAAAATATTATGGAACAACGTCGACAATTTAATGAATTGGATCCGACAACGAAAAGGACCATTCTCACCAGAATTTGTCGATCAATGGTATGAATTCTACTTAACATATCGTTCGTAG
- a CDS encoding metal-dependent hydrolase, translated as MDTGTHIAMGIALGGFATLDPAVQQDPTLFTAIMVGTIIGSHAPDFDTVLKLRNNAAYIRNHRGITHSIPAVCFWGIAIASIIYLFVPDVHFLHLWLWTFLAVILHVFVDVFNAYGTQAYRPFTKRWVAYGFISTFDPYIFGLHVIGIVAWLLSANPGYTWPMIYIIIVLYYIKRYIDKREIVKMIHEHYDHVGQIATSPTTKQNIWRICFTTDQHFFVGHIKEGHIEIDDKFYQIPIPDDPLMNLALKDKNVSAFLSFSPIYRWEINMYDDFNEVRFVDLRYRSDGHYPFVAVVQIDENMKIMNSYTGWVFSEEKLQNKLNLGDMV; from the coding sequence ATGGATACTGGCACACACATTGCAATGGGAATTGCATTAGGCGGTTTCGCAACTCTGGATCCGGCCGTACAACAAGATCCAACATTATTTACCGCTATCATGGTGGGAACCATCATCGGTTCTCATGCACCAGATTTCGATACCGTGCTGAAATTACGGAATAATGCTGCATATATTCGTAACCATCGGGGCATCACGCATTCTATTCCTGCTGTTTGCTTCTGGGGGATTGCCATTGCATCGATTATTTATTTATTCGTTCCTGACGTTCATTTTCTTCATTTATGGCTTTGGACATTCTTAGCTGTCATTCTCCATGTCTTCGTAGATGTCTTTAATGCGTACGGGACGCAAGCATATCGGCCATTTACAAAAAGGTGGGTGGCATACGGCTTTATCAGTACGTTTGACCCTTATATTTTCGGCCTGCATGTGATCGGAATTGTGGCATGGCTGTTGAGTGCAAATCCAGGTTATACGTGGCCAATGATTTATATCATTATAGTATTGTATTACATTAAACGGTATATCGACAAGCGCGAGATCGTCAAAATGATACACGAACATTATGATCATGTTGGTCAAATCGCTACTTCTCCAACTACGAAACAAAATATTTGGCGAATTTGTTTTACAACTGACCAGCATTTTTTTGTGGGACATATCAAAGAAGGTCATATTGAAATTGACGATAAATTTTACCAGATTCCAATTCCGGATGATCCATTAATGAATCTTGCGTTAAAGGATAAAAATGTTTCAGCCTTCCTATCCTTTTCACCAATATACCGTTGGGAAATAAATATGTATGATGATTTTAATGAAGTACGGTTTGTTGATCTTCGCTATCGTTCAGACGGACACTATCCATTCGTCGCCGTTGTTCAGATTGATGAGAATATGAAGATCATGAATTCTTATACAGGCTGGGTATTTTCCGAGGAAAAACTGCAAAACAAATTGAATCTTGGTGATATGGTCTAA
- a CDS encoding ABC transporter ATP-binding protein, protein MDSIKRYMQYVFPYKWKILITILIGIVKFGIPLLMPLIVKYVIDDIVGAENMTSDEKLAQLFWLMGIAGVLFIALRPPIEYYRQYLAQWTGNKILYDIREKLFDHIQRLSLQFYSRSKTGEIISRVINDVEQTKNFVMTGLMNIWLDLITIVIAIIIMLFMDVWLTIVSIALFPLYAISVKIFYGKLRDLTRNRSQALAQVQGHLHERVQGIPVTRSFALEDYEEKEFEKKNQNFLQRAIDHTSWNAKTFAVMNTITDVAPLLVIGFAGYFAITANLTVGTIAAFVGYMDRVYSPLRRLISSSTVLVQSIASMDRVFELIDEKYDIKDKPNATKLETVDGTVEFDRVSFRYEEDGDLVLNDISLQVNQGETIALVGMSGGGKSTIISLIPRFYDVTGGRILVDGQDIRDVQARSLRDNIGMVLQDNILFSESIEMNIRMGNPEATDEEVVAAAMAANAHGFISDLSDGYKTLVGERGVKLSGGQKQRIAIARVFLKNPPLLILDEATSALDLESEHLIQEALEKLASDRTTFIVAHRLSTITHADRIVLIENGEIIEQGTHQQLIQQQGHYYKLYQVQELDV, encoded by the coding sequence TTGGATAGTATAAAAAGATATATGCAATATGTCTTTCCGTATAAATGGAAGATATTAATAACGATACTGATAGGGATTGTGAAATTTGGAATCCCTCTTTTAATGCCTTTAATTGTTAAGTATGTAATTGATGATATTGTCGGAGCTGAGAATATGACGTCAGATGAAAAGCTGGCACAATTATTCTGGCTGATGGGAATAGCCGGTGTCCTCTTTATTGCCTTGAGACCACCAATTGAGTATTATCGACAGTATTTGGCACAATGGACAGGAAATAAAATTTTGTATGATATTCGCGAAAAGCTGTTTGATCACATTCAGCGGCTGAGTTTACAATTCTATTCACGCTCGAAAACTGGCGAAATTATTTCCAGGGTAATAAATGATGTCGAACAGACTAAAAACTTTGTCATGACAGGTCTTATGAATATTTGGCTGGATTTAATTACAATTGTTATTGCTATCATCATTATGTTATTTATGGATGTCTGGTTAACCATCGTATCGATCGCTTTATTCCCGCTGTACGCAATTTCAGTAAAGATTTTTTATGGGAAATTACGAGACTTGACCAGAAACAGGTCGCAGGCTCTAGCTCAGGTGCAGGGCCATTTACATGAACGTGTTCAAGGAATTCCAGTGACGCGGAGCTTTGCATTAGAAGATTATGAAGAAAAGGAATTCGAGAAAAAAAATCAGAACTTCTTGCAGCGTGCAATTGATCATACGTCATGGAATGCCAAAACATTTGCCGTTATGAACACAATAACGGACGTCGCACCATTACTAGTTATAGGTTTTGCAGGGTACTTCGCTATTACAGCCAATCTAACGGTAGGTACGATTGCTGCCTTTGTTGGTTATATGGACCGTGTGTACAGTCCGCTGCGCAGATTGATCAGTTCGTCGACTGTATTAGTTCAATCAATAGCGTCAATGGATCGTGTATTTGAATTAATCGATGAAAAATATGATATTAAAGATAAACCAAATGCAACGAAATTGGAGACAGTGGATGGTACTGTTGAATTTGATCGTGTGTCCTTCCGCTACGAGGAGGACGGAGATTTAGTCTTGAATGATATTTCGCTTCAGGTTAATCAGGGCGAGACCATCGCTTTAGTCGGCATGAGTGGTGGTGGAAAGTCGACCATCATCAGTTTGATCCCGCGTTTTTATGATGTCACAGGTGGACGGATTTTAGTGGATGGTCAGGATATTAGGGATGTTCAGGCTAGATCCTTACGGGATAACATCGGCATGGTACTGCAAGATAATATCTTATTCAGTGAATCGATTGAAATGAACATCCGTATGGGGAATCCAGAAGCAACCGATGAAGAAGTAGTAGCAGCTGCGATGGCGGCAAATGCACATGGGTTCATATCTGATTTATCAGATGGTTACAAAACCCTTGTAGGAGAACGAGGGGTGAAACTGTCTGGCGGTCAAAAACAGAGAATCGCGATTGCACGTGTTTTCTTAAAAAATCCTCCATTACTAATCTTGGATGAGGCAACTTCAGCACTTGATTTAGAAAGTGAACACTTGATCCAGGAAGCATTGGAAAAGCTAGCGTCGGACAGAACAACCTTTATCGTTGCACACCGCCTGTCGACTATTACTCATGCAGACAGAATCGTACTGATCGAAAACGGTGAAATTATCGAACAAGGGACCCATCAACAATTAATACAACAACAAGGTCATTATTACAAACTTTATCAGGTACAGGAATTGGATGTATGA
- a CDS encoding YfhH family protein, whose product MERRYSTYTVEELRAEVAQLKEQLQKAEQWGNVSEYEILQRKMQMAAAYLVNPADFRKGERYELAGDPGQTFEITYINGVFAWGHRINLLGQRFETEEAVPLSILGDKQ is encoded by the coding sequence ATGGAACGTAGATATAGCACATATACAGTTGAAGAATTACGAGCTGAAGTGGCACAATTAAAAGAACAATTACAGAAGGCAGAGCAGTGGGGGAATGTCAGTGAATATGAGATTCTCCAGCGAAAAATGCAAATGGCAGCTGCCTACCTGGTGAATCCGGCTGATTTTAGAAAAGGGGAGCGCTATGAATTAGCAGGCGATCCTGGACAAACTTTTGAAATCACGTATATAAATGGCGTATTTGCCTGGGGACATCGCATTAATCTGCTTGGTCAGAGATTTGAAACAGAGGAAGCTGTCCCGTTATCCATTCTAGGAGATAAGCAGTGA
- a CDS encoding glutamate-1-semialdehyde 2,1-aminomutase codes for MKITQSEALHKEAQQHIVGGVNSPSRAYKGVGGGTPVYMERGEGAYFWDVDGNKYIDFLGAYGPIITGHAHPHITEAIKKAAENGVLYGTPTKLENIFAQKLKATIPSMEKVRFVNSGTEAVMTTVRVARAYTNREKVIKFAGCYHGHFDTVLVQAGSGPATLGNPDSAGVTKATAQEVITVPFNDIEAFQAALDTWGDEVAAVLVEPIVGNFGIVEPVEGFLQQVNNLTHDAGALVIYDEVITAFRFTYGSAQKIVGVEPDMTALGKIIGGGLPIGAYGGKQEIMETVAPLGPAYQAGTMAGNPASMSAGIACLEVLEEAGLYDRLDQLGAMLEKGMLDAAEKHGIDITVNRLKGALTLYFGSETITNYAQAEASDGEKFGQFFKLMLQQGINLAPSKYEAWFLTIAHTEDDIKETIACIDKAFAEMAS; via the coding sequence ATGAAAATTACTCAATCAGAAGCTTTACATAAAGAAGCACAACAGCATATTGTCGGTGGTGTCAATTCACCATCTCGTGCGTATAAAGGCGTTGGTGGTGGTACACCGGTCTATATGGAGCGAGGTGAAGGCGCGTATTTTTGGGATGTTGATGGCAATAAGTATATCGATTTTCTTGGCGCATATGGACCGATCATTACTGGCCATGCCCATCCGCATATTACCGAGGCGATTAAAAAAGCAGCGGAGAACGGCGTACTTTACGGTACACCAACAAAGCTGGAAAATATTTTTGCCCAAAAATTAAAAGCAACCATTCCTTCTATGGAAAAAGTTCGTTTTGTTAATTCCGGTACAGAGGCGGTCATGACTACCGTTCGTGTGGCACGTGCTTATACCAATCGCGAAAAAGTGATCAAATTCGCCGGCTGTTATCACGGTCATTTTGACACAGTATTGGTACAGGCGGGTTCTGGTCCAGCCACTTTAGGAAACCCTGATTCTGCTGGTGTGACAAAAGCAACCGCCCAGGAAGTAATTACCGTTCCATTCAATGATATCGAGGCATTTCAAGCAGCACTTGATACTTGGGGCGATGAAGTAGCTGCCGTCCTAGTTGAACCGATCGTCGGTAACTTCGGTATCGTCGAACCTGTTGAAGGATTCTTGCAACAGGTCAATAATCTCACTCACGACGCTGGTGCACTCGTTATTTATGATGAAGTAATTACCGCTTTTCGCTTCACATACGGCTCTGCCCAAAAAATCGTCGGTGTCGAACCAGACATGACAGCACTTGGCAAAATTATCGGAGGCGGTCTGCCGATCGGAGCATATGGCGGCAAGCAGGAAATCATGGAAACCGTAGCCCCGCTCGGCCCAGCCTACCAAGCCGGCACGATGGCAGGTAATCCAGCTTCCATGTCCGCCGGAATTGCGTGTCTTGAGGTTTTAGAAGAAGCTGGTCTCTATGATCGATTAGACCAGTTAGGCGCAATGTTGGAAAAAGGAATGCTCGACGCTGCCGAAAAGCACGGCATCGATATTACTGTGAATCGATTAAAAGGAGCATTAACACTCTATTTCGGTTCAGAAACGATTACGAATTACGCGCAAGCAGAAGCATCCGACGGAGAAAAATTCGGACAGTTCTTCAAATTGATGCTGCAACAAGGTATTAACCTAGCACCATCCAAATATGAAGCATGGTTCCTGACTATTGCTCATACTGAAGATGATATTAAAGAGACCATCGCTTGTATTGATAAAGCTTTTGCTGAAATGGCTTCTTAA
- a CDS encoding gamma-type small acid-soluble spore protein, translating to MAKQNKQNNPSKTNAQEVQRQNQQAAQGQGQYGTEFASETNAQEVRKQNQKSQNKKK from the coding sequence ATGGCTAAACAAAACAAACAAAACAATCCAAGCAAAACAAATGCACAAGAAGTACAGCGTCAAAATCAACAGGCAGCACAAGGTCAAGGACAATATGGTACTGAGTTTGCAAGCGAAACAAATGCACAAGAAGTACGCAAACAAAACCAAAAGTCTCAAAACAAAAAGAAATAA
- the mutY gene encoding A/G-specific adenine glycosylase: MKDEECLNYTSTINIPQFREDLITWFEKEQRSLPWRENRDPYRVWVSEIMLQQTKVDTVIPYFKNFIDHFPTLTALADANEQEVLKAWEGLGYYSRARNLQTAVKEVVEHYDAKVPDDPKQLGDLKGVGPYTKGAILSIAYGVPEPAVDGNVMRVLSRILLIEEDIAKPKTRKTFEAAVRELISSENPSAFNQGLMELGALICTPKNPSCLLCPVQEHCIAFRDGVEQSLPIKKKKTKQSFHTYFALVVEDDTGKFILEQRPDQGLLAQLWQFPMVKPDEIGENHIAAYVEEKFDVKVSDVKKLETVKHVFSHLTWFLEVRYMRVKGNLQAADDNMVLVTEEEMAPYPLPVSHQNIYKQLP, translated from the coding sequence ATGAAGGATGAGGAATGTTTGAATTATACATCTACTATAAATATACCCCAATTTCGGGAGGATCTAATCACATGGTTTGAGAAAGAACAGCGATCGTTACCATGGAGAGAAAATCGAGATCCTTATCGAGTATGGGTTTCTGAAATCATGTTACAACAAACGAAAGTTGATACCGTTATTCCCTATTTTAAAAATTTTATCGATCATTTTCCAACGTTAACGGCATTAGCAGATGCAAATGAGCAAGAAGTCTTAAAAGCCTGGGAAGGATTAGGCTATTATTCGCGTGCTCGTAATTTGCAAACGGCTGTTAAGGAAGTGGTCGAACATTATGATGCTAAGGTACCTGACGATCCGAAGCAGTTAGGTGATTTGAAAGGCGTAGGACCTTATACGAAAGGTGCTATTTTAAGTATAGCATATGGAGTTCCAGAACCTGCCGTTGATGGTAATGTCATGCGCGTACTGTCGAGAATTTTACTAATTGAAGAAGACATTGCCAAACCAAAAACAAGAAAAACATTTGAAGCAGCGGTTAGAGAGTTGATTTCAAGTGAGAATCCATCTGCTTTTAATCAAGGACTAATGGAATTAGGTGCGCTCATTTGTACACCGAAGAATCCAAGTTGTTTACTGTGTCCGGTCCAAGAGCATTGTATTGCTTTCCGTGACGGTGTGGAACAGTCTTTACCTATAAAGAAGAAAAAAACAAAGCAATCTTTCCATACTTATTTTGCGCTAGTAGTGGAGGATGATACCGGAAAATTTATCCTGGAGCAGCGACCTGATCAAGGATTATTGGCACAGCTTTGGCAATTTCCAATGGTGAAACCTGATGAGATCGGAGAGAATCACATAGCTGCTTATGTGGAAGAGAAATTTGATGTAAAAGTGTCTGATGTCAAGAAATTAGAGACGGTGAAGCATGTTTTCTCCCATTTAACTTGGTTTTTAGAAGTGCGCTATATGCGAGTAAAAGGTAACTTGCAAGCAGCCGATGATAATATGGTTCTGGTTACAGAAGAAGAAATGGCGCCATATCCACTACCGGTTTCTCATCAAAATATTTATAAACAATTGCCTTGA